The sequence ccattgaaatcaatgtggcttacctctgagtagatatGAATAGGACTGCACAGTCAAGGAGAGTAGGAAAAAAGTCTTTTTGAAATGATGTAATTTTATTAAAGAAATGTATTGTCACAATTATTCAGTTAATGCAAACTAGACTACCATTAGTTGCTTTATGCAGAGTTGCAAAGCCCATCCCCAGCATACCATTAAGCCTTTACCCACCACCAGGTTGCAGTGGCCATCAGCTACAGCTCAGACTCACCACCAGAGCAGTACTCTAAAGGCAGCAACAAGTACAGAACAGATCAAACCAAAAGAACCACTACCCTGGGCAAACCTTTCCCAAAGCACACATAGGAGTCAGCAGTCCAGGATGAAGATAGCATTGAAGCACCTGCCTCTACTCACCCCAATGTGGAGGTAGAACCTACAGTCTGAGCTGGGAAAGAATCACAAAGCTTAAAGTtttgtgcatgcatgtatgtgcATGTGTAACATCTCCTACATCTGGTATTGCTGTCTCAGGGCCATGTACTACAATTAAACAAATTGGGGAACTATGTGATCCAAGGTGTCTTCAGACGGGTATTCTCCAACAGTTGATTTAAGGAGACCTGTAGACAATAATGATTTCCTTACAAAAGAAACTGATCACCGGGAGTTGCATATCCCCAaactacacccccccccacatcatCTTCCTGGCAAGTGAAAGGCACATAATTTGCAATCAAAGGTGCAATTAAAGGTCACAGAGAGGTGCCACTTGGAAGAGGCCATCTGGGCAGAGTGGATAAACACGGCTGCGATCTCTTCAGCCAGCCGGCCAGTCCCCAGCGCACTGTGCGTCAGCGGCTTCTGCGGGGCGACTCAGTGGTCCTTGAAGTTCGCCTGCCTCTTCTCCACAAAGGCGCTCATCCCTTCTTTCCTGTCGTCCGTGGCGAAGGTGGCGTGGAACAGCCTCTTCTCTGCCTTATTGCCCTCGGCCAGAGTCATCTCGAAGGCTGCGTTCACTGCCTCCTTGGCCATGGCCGCCACCAGCTTGGAGTTCCTGGCGATCTTCTCGCCGCAGCTGACGGCTTCGTCCAGCAGCTTGTCCACGGGGCAGACCCTGCTGACCAGGCCGGCCGCCTTGGCCTCTTGCGCCGAGATGCGCTCGCCGGTGAGGACCATCTCCATGGCCAGGGACTTGCCCACGGCCCGGGTCAGCCTCTGCGTGCCGCCGGCGCCGGGGATGGTGCCCAGCAGGATCTCGGGCTGCCCAAACTGCGCCTTCTCCCCGGCGTAGATGATGTCGCACATCATGGCCAGTTCGCAGCCTCCGCCGAGCGCGTAGCCGTTGACCGCGGCGATGACGGGCTTCCTGACCGTGGAGACCCGGTTCCAGTGCGCCAGGAAGTTCCCCGCGTAGCACTCCTGGAAGGTGCGGCCCTGCATCTCCTTGATGTCCGCGCCGGCCGCGAAGGCCTTCTCGCTGCCCGTGATGACCACGGCGCCCACGCCAGGGTCCCGCTCCAGGGCGTCCAGCGCCTCGCTCACCTCGGTCATCAGTCCGTCGCACAGCGCGTTCAGGGCCTGCGGGCGGTTCAGGCGGATCACCGCCACGCTCTGCGCCGAGCCGCGCTTCTCCACCACGATGTACTGGAActgaggcgccgccgccgccgccgccaggaaGCGACGGGGAGGCCGCCGCGCGGCAGCTGCCGACAGCAGGAGAGGCAGGCGGAGGCGGCGGAGGGCGCAGGCGgcggccatgctggcagggcaaaaggtaagggCAGGAGGAGCCGCAGTCAATGTGGTCCTCCAAGAGGATTTCCGGTCCCCGCGCGGCGGAAACCCGCCATTGGAGTGGAATGGGTGGTGGAAACGCGCGTGTGAATGGATTTCGGAGGAGGAGGGGGGtttagagagaaaaagaaaggtggggagagggagggcaggGTCAGAGGCTCCCTTTCCTTGCACGGCTTTGAAAGCGTCCCTAGAATCCcctccagggtcatctagtcaccGCCCCtcgcaatacaggaatctcagctaaagtatccttGACACtttagcctctgcttaaaaacctccaaggaaggaaagtcgaCCACCTCGCGAGAGAGTCGGTCCCACAGTCTTACCGCCAGAAAGTTCTTtccgatgtttagtcggaatctccttcctcccCTGCTTGCCCCCATGGAGCGTTTTAATCGAAGCCGGGAGTGACGGTTGCTGAGCTCTCTTGTTTTCATTCACCTCCCTTTGCGCACTAGCCTCCGGAAATGCCCGACGGCTGAACAGGAAGCGGAAGCGCCGCGTAGCGCTGGGAGGAAGTGTCTCCAGCTGGAGCGGCTCCTCGGATCAGAACCCCAATAACGGGGGGTGGCCGGGCAGGTGAGAGGCTGCTGTGGTGGGTTGTGTCTGGCGGGTCCCAAAGTCCCTGCGCTGAGGCGAGCGCGGAGAGCCGGGCGGGCAGCGGCCGCCGCTGACACAGCCGCCTCCGAGTCCCGCGGGGACTGTATTGGAGCTGACGGCGACCCCCTTCCCCcgacccccttctcccccccttcGCAACTGAATCCGAGGAGGGATGTGCGCGCGTGTCCGTGAGTGTGCGCGTGTTTGGGGCACCTTTAAATGCGCGGCCCAGGCTGGCCTTCCTCTCCTCGGCCTGCGGCTGTGCGGCCCGTCTCTAGCTTCCTTCCCACCATGTTTACTCGGGAAGAAATGCCATTGTTTTTATGTGGGAGGCTGGCCCTTTTACTCGAGAAGAAATCGGCTGCTTTTGCCGAAAAAACAGAAGGTATTCgctttgtctctctctttccccaaccTTCACCGTCTTGCTCTTAGGGGATCCTGATTCATCTCTTTCGTTTCTTACCTGGCGAGAGCTAGTGCATTGCTCTCGCTGACTCTCCCCAAGCTCCACTCCTTTTTAACGTTTCTTGGAGCAGGGgactgatgttgctggacttgctggggctgatgggagttgttcacCAGGCGGTCATCACATTCATTATCCCTGTCACACAGAATCTCTGCTATTAATAGGAATGGTGGCCTGGATTTTCAGTTTCCTTTTGAATAATAGAAGTGAAAACTAGTCAGTGAATTCATTGGGCCAGGACTGAAAAGGGAATGGCTAACCATATAAAACACTGGCTTAATGAAATGTACATCACAATAAATATGttagttttattgttcttttaaacTTGTTTTTCAGAAGTTGACTGCTGAAGAAATGGCAATtagcaaaatattttttggagggaggggTTATATAAGAAGTCCCAGCTGgagtctgtttatttattttatggaagTTATACCCTGCTTGCTTGTAGAAAGCCTCAATTTACTAATTGGCTTCTGCTAACTCTGGGATTTCTTTAGTCCTTATTTCTCACTGAGAGATTTTATATATGAAAGAGATCAtaatctatatatattttttcctgaaataaatttatatttactatttatttttatttgttctttaCTAAATTTCATGTTTACAACAGGTCTTGCCTTGAATTTCTGTATGTTAAATACTTACATTCTCCTGTGTCACCATTTTCTCCTGCAGTTTCACTGTATCTGCCTACCAGCCCTGATCCCTTTAATCAGCAAACATCACCATAATGGGGCCTAGGCGGAAAAATGTAAAAGTATGTTCCACAAGCAGGGGAGGACCCATATGTGTTAAAACTGCTGATCTGAAGGACTATATGAACCAACTTTCACATGAAGTGCTTTGTCATATTTTCAGGTGGGTTGGAAGATAATGTTCTGTTTTTGATGTTTCATGTAATTCACTGTCGTACCTGAGGACAAAGATCAGATTATCCGTTCAATCCTGAAAGTGAAATACGCCTTAAATTTAGCCTTATCAGATTAACCTTCTCCCTGTATAAAGCGGACCAGTTTCTTCAGACTTATTGCTGGTATTTTTTTGGAAATGCTTATGCACATGAGCAATTAGAAATAATAATTTGCAAGATATGTTATGTTGTACCTGTGATTGGTTGATGTGGACCATATATCTTTTTACATTGATTTAGCATTAAGGAGCTGCTTTATGTTTTGTTGCCAGATGAAATTGGTCTTTGCCTTTATATTGTACCTGCTGTTCAGCTGAAAGGGCTCCCAAAGTCAGTTACAAATCCGTTAAAAAAGATGACAGTCCCTGCCCTCCTCATCCCTTTTTTCCTTTGGTGTTGTGCCTTTTAGATTATTACACTTCAGGGCAAGGACAGTCTTATTTTTTAATGGAACAGTAAGTGACTGGGAGCCTTTTCAGATGCACATGGGAAGGGAAAAAGCAATCTCTGCCTCTAATTGTTAAAGTTAAAGTTATTCTAATGAGCATCCTAGTGGAATGACTGGTGCTACGTGACAATTGAGGGAAGCTTTTCTCTACCTAGAGGCTATTTTGAGTGGTGAGGGACCTATTAGGATGGTCCACTCTCAGAAACTGATAGAGCCAATGGGTTTCTGGATGGCTGTGGGTGATTTTTGATCCTGTCAGCCCTCTCCTGCTTTGTGGAGCCTCTTTGACTCCCTcatatactccagagcttagggcaagaaaacaagctgggagatggcTTGAATGCGAGTGGAGGAAAACTCTGGTCAAATGCAATTGAacactggtgagggctcatcaTCGAGGCTACCTAGTGACAATGAAGGCTGCCTCCATCATGGAGGGCTTTCTTgatggtggtgcctgccctgtagaacacccttccaacagttgtcaaggagataagtaactatacaacctttagaagacatctgaaggcagcccagtatagggaaggttttttttttaaagtttaatattttattctgtttttatatatgttggaaactgtccagagtggctggggcaaccccgtcaGATGGGCCAGCTACTATTACTAATTTGTCAGGTGGGTCTCAGTTAGACTGACCAAGGTAGAATTTCAAGTCCTAATGTTCAGAATCAAAAGAGCTAGCCCCCTAAATGATGAAAATTGGATGTAGCAATCACAGATTGAAAGTATTGTGAATGAGAGATGCTTGCTATTTGCCTTGCTGTAAGCATAGAGAAATGcttatagctcagctggttagagcatggtgctgataatgctaaggttggaggttcgatccccgtatgggacagctgcacattcctgcattgcagggggttggactagatgatcctcaatgtcctttccagctctgtaattctatgaGATTTATTTTGACAAACTTCGATATTTTTAGTCTAATAAATCATCCAATTTAATTTTCTGATGAAGTGAATGGTATTAGCCGCAGTTGTATTATTTCCACTCAAACTATGTTGAACTGAATGCCTTGCCTGTTTGATAGCCATACATTATTTCTGCTTTAATATAATAGTACAGTTTTGATACAGCTTTAATACTGTTTTAATACAATAGTACTTTCATCCACTGCTGAATTTATTATGTGCTATGAGTGTGTGTGGATGTGTATAGCAGCATCCAGACTGTCATTTGTTTTAACagcagaggaaagaaagaaacaaaccatTTGAGAATTAATCCTATCTTTTCTTCTCCCACTCTCCTTCTGAAGGTATCTTCCCCTGCAGGATATCATGTGCATGGAATGCCTCTCTCGGAAGTTAAAGGAAGCAGTCACCCTATATTTGAGAGTGGTGAAGGTTGTGGATCTCTGCGCAGGCCGCTGGTGGGAATATATGCCCACTGGTGAGTGTTGCTCTTAATCAGGGTAGTCATGCATTGCAGTATATCTTATGCTTTTAAATTATAGCTGTTACAagccattgtttttaaaaagcatttcatggATTCTAAATTTCTATAGCACTTTTTGCATGCACCATGGCTTTATGGAGTATTTTCTCAGGACCCCTTCCAGTGCTAGCAACTGTTTCTATTCATAGGAGTGCATCCTCAAGCCACTCCTTTGATAAGAATTGGAGCAGCAGAAGGACTTTTACCCATCTTCAGTTCACAAGGAGACATGGCAGAAGTCCCTCTGATGCCTTTTTTTGTCATTCCCTTTTGTGACTTGCAGGTGCACTCTGATGGACAATATGGCAATATCAGATGTGACCCTTCCTTGTTCTCACTACAACCTTATGCAAGATGATGCTATACCTCCCATTTTGCAGCTGGGGAACTGGGGCCAAGAGTGAGTGACTTGCCCAAGACTATCCTTTGAATTTGCTGGACTGAATGATCCCTCTGCCAAAGATTGTTAGATAAAGTTATGGAATTAAAAACTTCTGAAAACCCTACATGTGCATGGACCGAAGTTTGCCTCTGTGGCTGTtcttattcccccaccccatggtATTACTTAGTGCctatctagaacaggcataggcaaactccggccctccagatgtttgggactacaattcacatcatccctgaccactggtcctgttagctagggattatgggaatagtcatcccaaacatctggagggctggagtttgcctatggctgatCTAGAACAAATTTTTTCCCAAATGTTTGTGTACCAAGATTTCTAGAACTGAGAGATTAAAAATGGAGGCCTTCCTCTTTCCTTTGTATAGGtttcattttaaaggaaatcaTAATAGCAGTACAAAATAAGGAGCCACCAATAAAACAtgccaaaaatataaaaacacagtatcaaggggggggggggaaaggtgtaGGTTTAGAGCAATATATGTCACATTGTATTCTCCACTGAGGAGGTCAGTAATGGCAGATAAGCTTTTCTTAAATATCTTGTCTATTATTACCAATCTTCTGCCTTATGTACCTGtgtgttttggtgtgtttttagTTGAGCACTTGGTTCAAGAAGGGCAACAGTGAGGCACAGGAGGCTCGGCCATGTCCCATGTGAACTTTGTGTATAGCCTAAAATATGCACTGAGTCCTCTTTAAGACAGTGCTTTCTGTTGGACAAATCAGTGAAGAGTTTCTTGAAAACAGAAAATTTGAAACCACTGACTTAGACaatggaaaatacaaaagaagacATGTTTTCTGTGTAGTTGCTATGATATCTCTCAAAAGCCATTCCTTACATGATTTATCTAATTAATAGACAACCCTTCATTTCCTGTTCTAAACCTGCTGATGGTGAAATAgcttacacacccacccaccccaaatgatTGTAAAGTACAATCAGTATTtaaaatgcctaataaaaattTAGTTGCTGTTTTCTGGATGCACATAGAAACAAGAGGAAGATCATCTTGAGCCAGGAAGGCTGGGGACAGTTATAATAGTCCAAAGCAAGAAAATATGGTACCCAACTTTAAAAGGGGAAATGAGAATGGCTGAAAGAATGAAGGGACAGGTGGCCTTGGTTTGTTAGCAGGAAAAATGAGTCAAACATTGTATTATGAGTATATGAGCAGTAACATAATGTGCTCAATTACaaaatggggaggtggggaagcCAACATATATTTGTGCCAAAaggattgtaaaaaaaaagttgacaTAACTTAGTCAAAGCATTTTAGTCCCCTCTTATTCTGCAAATTAAGCATCTTCAGCTTATATCCACAGTGGGGGAAATGCATAACTTTAGCTGGGTCATGTCCAAATTAGATTCCACCTTTTTGAGTACTCTTATTTCTGTCAAAACTTGACTAATCAACCATACTCTCTTCTTGTATGTACtcaaatttttgttgttgtctaaGCAGTGAAGTACTTTCGTAGTTCTCTAGCCTTGCCTTTGAGCTCTAGAATTTGAGTTCTAGAATAACAAAATTAAGTATATGGTTCCTCTTTTTTGCGTTTGTCCAAAGCATGGGTGGTGATGCATGTGgggtaaaataaaacaaagaaagcaaCACAAATCCTTGCTCCATTATGTGTGGATTGTAAACTGCACCATCCGTCTTCCTTGCATATCTATACTTCTCTTCTTCCTCAGAGATAAAATATGTGTCATCTTCTCAGGATTCACAGATTCCAGCTTCCTGACATTGCTGAAGAAAATGCCAGATATTGAGCAGCTATATGGGCTTCACCCCAGGCACCTGGACAGGCGCAGAGTTCGTGGTTATGAAGCTttcagcattccaggagttctagAAGCCCTGCAAGCTTGCCCAAATCTACTAGTAGGTGTTGtatattcaaaatataaacatacataTTCATATGGCAGTTGTGATCCTTGATCATACTTGTGGGGCGTGAGGGGATGGATATGGTTGTACAAAACAGCAGATGGTGCTGTATCTCATGGATTTTGTTCAGTTCCATTCACTTATAGCTATTTATCATATTATTAGCTACAGCAACTGAATTTTAGATTCAGCTATTACTCAGCTGTGCTTTTAATTAAATCTTGAATTCTCTCCTTAAAATCCAACTGTTGCAAACAGATGGGCCAGAAATTATGTGACTGGAAAATAGTGTACAAATAGCTATTCATATGTCTGTGAATCTACACCATTTAATCACTTATTTTTGTTTGCACGATATGTGGATTATATGCAGAACAAAGGGTGGGCCGGGAAGGTCCAAAAACTGATTACAGGTGACAGAGCAAATTGGTAGCTTCAGAACCGTCATGTTAAAAAGGTTTACCTTTCATCTATGAGACCTATGCATATTctactacattaaaaaaaaatcagattctcTTGCCTTCTGCAGTAGCTACTGATTTTGACATTGGAAATCAAGGTCTGTTTTCCATTGTGTAATTCCCCCTATATAAAACTTTTGAAGTATTTTCTTTGAGTGATTTATCTGAACTTCAATACTTAGGCTTAAAAAAAGTTGAAGTATTCCTTCGAACCTTTTCTGAAGTTTCAAAATACTTAATCTAATTGGATtaatttctttctgtttttattgcGCTGAATTTGTAAACTTTATTGATGTTAAGATATTTTAGTTGCATGTTTTTATTGTTAGTTGCCTGGGATTTATGGAAAGGTAGGTGTATCAATCACTAGCAAGTAAAAGTAAACTTCAGAATTTTAGATCTATTGCAGTGTAAGCTAGGCATGAGTTATTACAACATCATAACTAAGAAATGCATGTGTCAATTGAGTTCGGGTTTTTTTACTGCTGCTTACATGAATTGAAAGAGCTCAAATGTTGAAGATTATTCTTACTACTAATTGTTActtgagagagagtgtgtgtgcgaGAGCGCTTATGCTAATGATTGAGATTTCCCATCATTCTatactgggttttttgtttttttgctttaggGAGTTGAAACTTCCCACTTGGAACTGGTAGAAGCCATTTGGACATACATGCCACAAGTTCACATCCTTGGAAAGTTTCGAAATCGCAATGGTGCCTTCCCAATTCCAGCTGAAAATAAACTAAAAATACCAATAGGAGCTAAAATTCAGACTTTGCACTTAGTAGGTAAGTATTGTAGTGAAATACTTCCAGTGGATACATCATGACTGAAAAGCTGTGAAATCAGAAAGCGCACTTATTTCACTTGTGCTGAATTCTCAGCTTGAACACTGTTTCATTTGCAGACTAAAGTACTAGTCTGCAAGTATTGCTTGCACACACCCCTACAAAAATTAAGCCTTTAAGTGTTTGTCCTTGAAGTGTCTGCTTTTTGGACCTGACGTACTGCTTTATTTCTTGTATTTTAGGAGTTAATGTACCTGACATTCCTTGCATCCCAATGCTGAGGCACCTGTACCTGAAGTGGGTGAGGCTCACCAAACCACAGCCTTTTAAAgatttcctttgcatcagtttaCGCACTTTTGTCATGAGAAATTGTGCAGGTAAAAGAGCATAAGGTCCCTTTCTCGAATTTATATTGGGAGGGGAGGGTATGCTTCTCATTTACTAACAGTGAATGTGGATCTGTGTTCAAAGTAAGTTTGAATAAGGAAATAGCAAATAACTTGCTTAACAACCAAATGACTATTTAGTCAGTTTAACATTGTGAGAATTGAACTACGTCTTTGCTGGCAATTTCATCTAATATGTTTTCCAGGTGTGTTGTTGCTTTCAACATGGAACTTCCTATAGTGCTTCTGTAGCAATACAGAACTATAGCTCTGTAAATCTGTTCATATGGGCattttctgcattttcttttcagtACTAGTAAGCAAACCATTTCCCCACTTGAGTACAATGTTTGAAAAGTCATCTATGAGCATTATAATGATGTTGCTGCTGTACATAAAAATGTTTACCTAGCCATTCACCAGTGAATGCTGACTACTGGAATATTTCTGTCTTTTGTAGGACCCACAAACTCGTTGAAGTATGTCCCCTTGGTCACAGGATTGGCTTCTGCCCGAAATCTGGAACATCTAGAATTAGTTCGAGTTCCCTTCCTCGGGGGTCTTATTCAGCATGTTGTAGAAGACAGCTGGAGATCTGGTATGCAGTCTCTTACTTGCAATACAAAATTTGTTCTTTGAAACCAACTACTGACAGTATTTACTTTTCTAAGACTTTGTGGTGGTGTTGTGTGAAAGCAAGTGAAGGTAATAGGTAAATTTAGATATTTCTCTTTAAAGTTTAAACCAATAATTGGATTTCACGATGCTGAATACTTTGCCTTAGACTACATGGGAGACTAAGAACTTGTTCACTCATGGTCCCAGCATGTACATTCACCATGCTGTAGGTGATGCTAGCCTTAGCTTGTTCACAAACACACCATTTTCTGTGAACCAGAGCCTCCATTGATATTCAGCTAGATTCTTCTCATGCAATCTATCCATTGTGAAAAGAAGCATTGTGGGTGTCAAATGTCTGCTGTATTTGAAAGTGCTGTAACAGGGCTTTATTGTTGAGATATTAAGCGTGCTAGAAAAGGCAGTGGGGAAGTCTTTCTTCACACCAGTAAATGGCCTGTGGAGGTTGCAGACAACACATTTGCTGCCATTTAATTAATTACTGTTGGGAGAAAAATTATATACTTGCCAACATTTGAGAATTGGTGTCCTTTTTTATTCCATGTATACAGCTCAGAAATATACTAACAGCTGCTTCCCAATCTGTGCATCCATGATAAAAAGAGACACATCATTCCATTCAGATATTGCAGagcacacagggttgttgttttttgatacTGACTTGTATCTAGCTAAGTCATACTCAGTGTaaccctactgaaatcaatggatttaagttatTCAGGTCCAGCTATTTCAGCTGGTCTATTGTGAGTGTGTTGTAATTGGGTACGAGCATTGAGATTGATGTATGCTCAATAAATAGTAATGTGCTGAAGCAAATTTAAGTTTGTTTCTTTAGTCAGACTATCCTTTATAGACAAGGATTGGTGGAGCCTATATTGAGATGAAACTGTAGagttttgctgttgtttcttCAAGACACTGTGTACATAATTATTCCAGGGAGGCTTAGTATTGATACTCAAATATAGTGAATCCCTCTTATCTATCAACAGGGGGCTTTAGAAATTTGCACACTATAGTTCTGGGAGCCTGCAAGAATGCTCTGGAAGTGGACCTTGGCTACCTCATCATAACTGCTGCACGAAGGTACTTGAATCATTTCAGCATTCTTTctccttttaattttatttgccaGTGAGTCACCATTATGTTTATACACAAAAGTCATATTAATAGACCTTTGCATACTGATGTTAGTGAATTCTGTGCACTGCTTTTAATTCTGCAATGCCTTATTTTTCATCATagcgtatttttaaaaatcctcacaatattgcactggctgcccatttgtTGATgagccaaattcaaggtgctaataatgacttataaagccttaagcaatttgggatataaatatttgaaGGTGTGTCTCCTTCCATATCAACTCGCCTGTGGGCTTGGATCAGCTAAGGAGGCTGTTTTGGTTGCTCTGCAGCTAATGGAAATCTGTTGTGCAACAACCAAGGGAAGGGCCTTCTCTGCCATGATGCCTTAAGTATGGAACGCCCTCCTCTTAGACCTGTGACTGACAACTGGCCCTTATGAGTTTTCAGTGCTAGCTATGGACCCATTGATTTGATCAGGATTTTATTAAGATATTAATTTTTGTCAGGGATGTGGTATtggtgttgcttttgctgctattttatctgctccttgctttttaaaaaattattgatGATTGTGGCTTTAAGCCTATTTTATGGTATACAGCCTGAGATTGCTCTCACAGTGATAGGCATAATCTTCTTGCAAGTTACAAACAATAGAAGTATTGTCTCCTATGTGAATGTGCATATTCTGTGCCAGGAAATATTTGTTAGTCTACGCTTTTCTCATTTTGTTTCATCTCTTTTCAGGTTGCACGAAGTACGAATCCAGCCTTCCCTAACCAAAGATGGAGTATTCTCTGCACTAAAAATGGCAGAATTGGAGTTTCCACAATTTGAAACACTACATCTTGGATACGTTGATGAGTTTTTGCTGCAGTGTATGAAATCCTTCAATTTTCCTTTGGGTTATCTGTCAGATGTTAGGGTAGATCTGGATGTTATCTGCCTAGATCGGGGATGAGCTAACCTTTCAACTTCcagatgtgagttgtagtccaacagcatcatatctgattattggccatgctgatgggagaccaataaatctggagggccacaggttcccatccctggtCTATATGCTTCTAATCTTAGAGAGGCCAGCTGCTGTATGATGCATCCTTGTGTAATGCATGAGCAGCCTCTAGTTCCCTGTTGATGCTTTTCCATGATAACACCTGCAGATGTCTTACACAGACTAAAATAGCTTGTGCAAATATGGACATGTGGGCATTGGATTTTGTGGTGTCATCTGTTGGTGGTATGGAAACAATCCACATTCTTCAGAATTCCCATGTGGTGTGGAGTCAGTAGTGCATGAAAACGCTACGATAGTGACGTGCACTATTTTGAGTCCAAATTGGAAGGCAGCTCTTTTTGCTAtcccttcctccttttctttctgccTATTGCATATGAACTGTCCCTCTTTCCAGAAGAGAAGCGAATAAGTGTGCAAGTGCAGAGGAAATAATCACAGCATGTCTTGGCATTTCCCCAGCCATAGAAATACAGGGGAGGATTGTGGCTCCTGCCTCAGGGCTGCTGCTCTTTCTGATTTGCCAGGAGACAGGGACAAACATTTTGACCAGTGCTAGTCTAGGGACTGGCACAAGCAAGACTTCAGGAGCAGGAAGGGACGTGTATTTGCCACTTGCCTGCTCACTTGACATTCATCCCAGGCAAGTAGCAAATGTAAATATCCTAAGTCTCTGGAGATGTTTTATATTGATAGATGT comes from Podarcis raffonei isolate rPodRaf1 chromosome 2, rPodRaf1.pri, whole genome shotgun sequence and encodes:
- the ECHS1 gene encoding enoyl-CoA hydratase, mitochondrial, producing the protein MAAACALRRLRLPLLLSAAAARRPPRRFLAAAAAAPQFQYIVVEKRGSAQSVAVIRLNRPQALNALCDGLMTEVSEALDALERDPGVGAVVITGSEKAFAAGADIKEMQGRTFQECYAGNFLAHWNRVSTVRKPVIAAVNGYALGGGCELAMMCDIIYAGEKAQFGQPEILLGTIPGAGGTQRLTRAVGKSLAMEMVLTGERISAQEAKAAGLVSRVCPVDKLLDEAVSCGEKIARNSKLVAAMAKEAVNAAFEMTLAEGNKAEKRLFHATFATDDRKEGMSAFVEKRQANFKDH